Proteins encoded together in one Hevea brasiliensis isolate MT/VB/25A 57/8 chromosome 16, ASM3005281v1, whole genome shotgun sequence window:
- the LOC110648117 gene encoding CASP-like protein 4A4 → MKQEGEVLVVACRPVAGVSPVSANSIAQRPFPTPSPFSLSDASTWWSSRPSIHYSNLLLRFLTLVFSFVSALSLAASSSKKNGQLFTGYSELVYCFIVYILVFVYSAFQLFKGIYDIAQRGILISDMVSDYLSFILDQLLGYLLISACSVAILASQQKSKTASLWKVISFADFLVIATCTLLSGYKLCKRIIW, encoded by the exons ATGAAACAAGAAGGGGAGGTGCTAGTTGTTGCTTGTAGACCAGTGGCTGGCGTATCCCCTGTATCAGCCAATTCTATAGCTCAAAGACCCTTTCCAACGCCTTCGCCTTTCTCTCTCTCTGATGCCTCTACATGGTGGAGCTCTAGACCTTCCATCCATTATTCCAATCTACTTCTTCGATTCCTGACCCTCGTATTCTCCTTTGTCTCTGCACTGTCACTGGCTGCTTCATCATCAAAGAAGAATGGTCAACTGTTCACTGGATACTCAGAGTTGGT GTACTGTTTCATTGTATATATTTTAGTTTTTGTTTACTCTGCTTTCCAACTCTTCAAAGGTATTTATGATATAGCACAGAGAGGCATTCTCATCTCTGACATGGTCTCTGATTACCTGAGCTTTATACTTGATCAG TTGCTGGGATATCTTTTAATCTCTGCTTGTTCAGTAGCAATATTGGCCTCTCAGCAGAAGAGCAAAACTGCTTCGCTGTGGAAGGTGATTTCATTTGCAGATTTCCTAGTTATTGCAACTTGCACTCTTTTATCAGGCTACAAGCTTTGCAAGAGAATCATATGGTGA
- the LOC110648116 gene encoding bifunctional UDP-glucose 4-epimerase and UDP-xylose 4-epimerase 1, whose protein sequence is MAEQTILVTGGAGFIGSHTVVQLLKEGFRVLIIDNLDNSITEAVDRVRELVGPALSQKLEFNKGDIRNKDDLEKLFSRTKFDAVIHFAGLKAVGESVAYPRRYFDNNLIGTINLYEVMTKYNCKKMVFSSSATVYGQPEKIPCVEDFQLMAMNPYGRTKLFLEEISRDIQKAEPEWRIILLRYFNPVGAHESGKLGEDPKGIPNNLMPYIQQVAVGRLPELNVYGHDYPTKDGSAIRDYIHVMDLAGGHIAALRKLFTTEKIGCVAYNLGTGHGTSVLEMVAAFEKASGKKIPIKLCPRRPGDATAVYASTDKAAKELNWKAKYGIAEMCRDQWKWANNNPWGYKSKP, encoded by the exons ATGGCTGAGCAAACAATTCTTGTGACTGGTGGGGCTGGGTTCATTGGTAGCCACACTGTAGTGCAGCTTCTCAAAGAGGGTTTTAGGGTTTTAATCATTGACAATCTTGATAATTCTATTACCGAAGCTGTTGATAGGGTCAGGGAATTGGTGGGTCCAGCGCTTTCTCAGAAACTAGAATTCAATAAG GGTGATATTAGGAACAAAGATGATTTGGAGAAGTTGTTTTCTCGAACTAA ATTTGATGCTGTGATCCATTTTGCTGGCCTCAAGGCAGTTGGGGAGAGTGTTGCTTATCCTCGTCGTTATTTTGACAATAATTTGATTGGCACTATCAACCTGTATGAGGTCATGACAAAATATAACTGTAAGAAG ATGGTATTCTCATCATCTGCAACTGTTTATGGGCAACCTGAAAAAATTCCATGTGTTGAAGACTTCCAGTTAATGGCTATGAACCCTTATGGACGGACTAAG CTTTTTCTTGAAGAAATTTCTCGAGATATTCAAAAGGCAGAACCAGAGTGGAGAATCATTTTACTGAGATACTTCAATCCCGTAGGAGCTCATGAGAGTGGTAAACTTGGTGAAGATCCCAAGGGTATTCCTAATAATCTCATGCCTTACATACAACAAGTGGCTGTTGGAAGATTGCCTGAACTCAATGTATATGGTCATGATTATCCCACAAAGGATGGTAGTGCG ATCCGTGACTACATCCATGTCATGGACTTAGCAGGTGGCCACATTGCTGCTCTTCGGAAGCTTTTTACAACAGAGAAAATAG GTTGTGTAGCCTACAACTTGGGTACCGGACATGGAACATCAGTGCTTGAAATGGTTGCTGCATTTGAAAAAGCTTCTGGCAAG AAAATTCCTATCAAGCTATGCCCAAGAAGGCCTGGAGATGCTACTGCTGTTTATGCTTCCACAGATAAAGCTGCGAAAGAACTCAATTGGAA GGCCAAATATGGTATTGCAGAGATGTGCAGAGACCAATGGAAATGGGCAAATAATAATCCATGGGGTTACAAGTCAAAGCCTTGA
- the LOC110648111 gene encoding thaumatin-like protein: MIFSKTIPLVYFLFITLYFASAHAATFAITNNCPYTVWAAAVPGGGRRLDPRQTWPLPVNPGTTGARIWARTNCGFDGAGRGRCQTGDCGGLLQCTSYGAPPNTLAEFALNQFNNLDFFDISLVDGFNVPMEFSPTSGGCRRGITCKADINGQCPAVLRAPGGCNNPCTVYKTNEYCCNNGNCGPTDLSRFFKDRCRDAYSYPKDDQTSTFTCPGGTNYKVVFCP; this comes from the coding sequence ATGATCTTTTCCAAAACCATTCCCCTTGTTTATTTTCTCTTTATCACTCTCTATTTTGCTTCCGCTCATGCAGCAACTTTTGCTATCACAAACAACTGCCCTTATACAGTTTGGGCAGCTGCTGTGCCTGGTGGTGGCAGGCGACTAGACCCTCGCCAAACTTGGCCCCTCCCTGTAAACCCCGGCACAACAGGAGCTCGCATATGGGCTCGAACCAACTGCGGCTTTGATGGAGCAGGTCGTGGCCGATGCCAAACTGGCGACTGTGGCGGTCTACTCCAATGCACATCCTATGGTGCACCCCCTAACACCCTTGCTGAGTTTGCCTTAAACCAGTTCAATAACTTGGATTTCTTTGACATCTCCCTGGTTGATGGGTTTAATGTCCCGATGGAATTTAGTCCCACTTCAGGTGGATGTAGAAGGGGGATTACATGTAAGGCTGACATCAATGGGCAGTGCCCTGCTGTGTTAAGGGCACCTGGAGGGTGTAACAATCCTTGTACTGTGTATAAAACCAATGAATACTGTTGCAATAACGGAAACTGTGGCCCTACAGATTTGTCTAGGTTTTTCAAGGATAGATGCCGAGATGCGTATAGTTATCCCAAAGATGACCAGACCAGCACTTTTACTTGCCCTGGCGGTACTAATTATAAGGTTGTCTTCTGCCCTTAA